A genomic segment from Modestobacter roseus encodes:
- a CDS encoding IS110 family transposase, with the protein MSDLGYAIFCGLDVGKGTHHAVALDPDGKRLHDGALPQDEQRLRQLFTGLQVHGDVLVVVDQPATIGALPIAVARDVGCQVAYLPGLAMRRIADLHPGSAKTDARDAYVIAEAARTMPRTLRQVDPGEEVLAELGVLIGFDDDQAAEATRLSNRIRGLLTQIHPAAERVLGPRVSTTVVLELLSRFGGPAGLRAAGKRRLITVARKAAPRAGEQLVTDLLAALDEQTVVVPGSAAAEKVLPRLAESLAQVLTQRRQIAEEVEGILDAHPLAKVLTSMPGVGVRTAARILLEVGDGSAFPTSGHLAAYAGLAPVTRRSGSSIRGEHPPQGGNKQLKRALFLSAFAALADPTSRAYYDRKRAAGKRHNAALICLARRRVDVLFAMLREGTLYETRSARPA; encoded by the coding sequence ATGAGCGATCTCGGCTACGCGATCTTCTGCGGGTTGGACGTCGGCAAAGGCACCCATCACGCGGTGGCACTGGACCCTGACGGGAAGCGGCTGCACGACGGGGCGCTACCGCAAGACGAGCAGCGGTTGCGCCAACTGTTCACCGGCCTGCAGGTTCACGGCGACGTGCTGGTGGTCGTGGATCAGCCGGCCACAATCGGTGCGCTGCCGATCGCGGTCGCCCGGGACGTGGGATGCCAGGTCGCCTACCTGCCCGGGCTGGCGATGCGCCGGATCGCGGACCTGCACCCGGGGTCGGCCAAGACCGACGCCCGGGACGCCTACGTCATCGCCGAGGCCGCCCGGACCATGCCGCGCACACTGCGCCAGGTTGATCCCGGTGAAGAAGTGCTGGCCGAGCTCGGCGTGCTGATCGGATTCGACGATGACCAGGCCGCCGAGGCCACCCGGCTGAGCAACCGCATCCGCGGGCTGCTCACCCAGATCCACCCCGCCGCCGAGCGAGTGCTCGGTCCTCGAGTGAGCACCACGGTCGTGCTGGAGTTGCTCTCCCGTTTCGGCGGCCCCGCCGGACTTCGCGCAGCCGGCAAGCGGCGACTGATCACCGTTGCCCGCAAGGCCGCACCCCGCGCTGGCGAGCAACTGGTCACCGACCTGCTCGCCGCACTCGACGAGCAGACAGTGGTCGTTCCCGGCAGCGCAGCCGCGGAGAAGGTGCTGCCGCGGCTGGCCGAATCCCTGGCCCAAGTGCTCACCCAACGGCGGCAGATCGCCGAGGAAGTGGAAGGGATCCTCGATGCCCACCCTCTTGCCAAGGTCCTGACCTCGATGCCCGGCGTGGGGGTCAGGACCGCAGCCCGCATCCTGCTCGAAGTCGGTGACGGCAGCGCCTTCCCGACCTCCGGGCACTTGGCTGCCTACGCCGGCCTGGCGCCGGTCACCCGCCGCTCGGGCTCCTCGATCCGCGGCGAGCACCCGCCCCAGGGAGGCAACAAGCAGCTCAAGCGGGCACTGTTCCTCTCCGCCTTCGCCGCCCTGGCCGACCCAACCTCACGGGCCTACTACGACCGCAAGCGCGCCGCCGGGAAACGACACAACGCCGCCCTCATCTGCCTGGCCCGACGCCGAGTCGACGTCCTGTTCGCCATGCTCCGCGAAGGCACCCTCTACGAGACCCGGTCCGCCCGACCGGCTTGA
- a CDS encoding class II fumarate hydratase: protein MATETDYRVEHDSMGEVRVPAWAKWRAQTQRAVENFPISGTPIERELIGALAAIKGAAATVNASLGVLPQEIADAVSAAAAEVATGKWDAHFPIDVFQTGSGTSSNMNTNEVIATLATEALGSPVHPNDHVNASQSSNDVFPSAIHVAATRAIVTDLVPALEHLAASLERKATEYAEVVKSGRTHLMDATPVTLGQEFGGYAAAVRYGIERLHASLPRIGELPLGGTAVGTGINTPPGFAAAIIEKLAADLGLPLSEARDHFEAQSSRDALVEGSGQLKTIAVGLIKIANDLRWMGSGPRTGLGEIELPDLQPGSSIMPGKVNPVIPEAVIQVGAQVIGNDAAVTYAGTTGVFELNVTLPLMARNVLESIRLLANVSRLLADRCVDGITANVDQCREYAESSPSIVTPLNKYIGYEEAAKVAKQSLAEQKTIRQVVVERGYVQQGKLTEEQLDAALDVLSMTHP, encoded by the coding sequence GTGGCCACCGAGACGGACTACCGCGTCGAGCACGACTCCATGGGGGAGGTGCGCGTCCCCGCCTGGGCGAAGTGGCGGGCCCAGACCCAGCGCGCCGTCGAGAACTTCCCCATCTCCGGCACCCCGATCGAGCGCGAGCTGATCGGTGCCCTGGCCGCCATCAAGGGCGCCGCGGCCACCGTGAACGCCTCACTCGGCGTCCTGCCGCAGGAGATCGCCGACGCCGTCTCCGCCGCCGCGGCCGAGGTGGCCACCGGGAAGTGGGACGCGCACTTCCCGATCGACGTCTTCCAGACCGGCTCGGGCACGTCGAGCAACATGAACACCAACGAGGTCATCGCCACCCTCGCCACCGAGGCACTGGGCTCCCCGGTGCACCCCAACGACCACGTCAACGCCTCGCAGTCGTCCAACGACGTCTTCCCCTCGGCGATCCACGTGGCGGCCACCCGGGCGATCGTCACCGACCTGGTGCCGGCGCTGGAGCACCTCGCCGCGTCGCTGGAGCGGAAGGCCACCGAGTACGCCGAGGTCGTGAAGAGCGGCCGCACCCACCTGATGGACGCCACCCCGGTCACCCTGGGCCAGGAGTTCGGCGGGTACGCCGCCGCCGTCCGGTACGGCATCGAGCGGCTGCACGCCTCGCTCCCCCGGATCGGCGAGCTGCCGCTGGGCGGCACCGCCGTCGGCACCGGGATCAACACCCCACCCGGCTTCGCCGCCGCGATCATCGAGAAGCTCGCCGCCGACCTCGGTCTGCCGCTGTCGGAGGCGCGCGACCACTTCGAGGCGCAGAGCTCCCGCGACGCCCTGGTCGAGGGCTCCGGCCAGCTCAAGACGATCGCCGTCGGGCTCATCAAGATCGCCAATGACCTGCGCTGGATGGGCTCGGGCCCGCGCACCGGCCTGGGCGAGATCGAACTGCCCGACCTGCAGCCGGGCAGTTCGATCATGCCGGGCAAGGTCAACCCGGTCATCCCCGAGGCCGTCATCCAGGTGGGCGCGCAGGTGATCGGCAACGACGCCGCCGTCACGTACGCCGGCACCACCGGGGTCTTCGAGCTGAACGTGACCCTGCCGCTGATGGCCCGCAACGTGCTGGAGTCGATCCGGCTGCTGGCCAACGTCAGCCGGCTGCTGGCCGACCGCTGCGTCGACGGCATCACCGCGAACGTCGACCAGTGCCGGGAGTACGCGGAGTCCTCGCCCTCGATCGTCACCCCGCTGAACAAGTACATCGGCTACGAGGAGGCGGCGAAGGTCGCCAAGCAGTCGCTGGCCGAGCAGAAGACGATCCGCCAGGTCGTCGTGGAGCGCGGCTACGTGCAGCAGGGGAAGCTCACCGAGGAGCAGCTGGACGCCGCCCTCGACGTGCTGTCGATGACCCACCCCTGA
- a CDS encoding M15 family metallopeptidase, whose amino-acid sequence MTDSSRQRDAAARRRRTWLSVVVVLVLAVGVVLVVREVRAPADPPAAAATASGTPATVAPTTASPTTASPTTSAPTTSAPPTPAEPAFDRARLSIDDPASPWVVVNKARPLAPIDFAPADLVPIGNGYQLRAEAAQAMDAMIAAAAADGLTLGVQSAYRSYDYQVGLFDAQVRRFGEDRAEVQVARPGHSEHQTGLSADVGGGGCDIESCFATTAEGRWVAARGPEFGYVVRYPDGAQDVTGFKYEPWHVRYVGPELATELQRTGVTTLEEFFGLPAAPGYPG is encoded by the coding sequence GTGACCGACAGCAGCAGGCAGCGCGACGCCGCGGCGCGACGACGACGGACCTGGCTGTCGGTGGTGGTGGTCCTCGTGCTGGCGGTCGGGGTCGTCCTGGTGGTGCGGGAGGTCCGCGCCCCCGCCGACCCGCCCGCCGCGGCAGCGACCGCGTCCGGGACGCCGGCGACCGTGGCACCCACCACCGCGTCACCCACCACCGCGTCACCCACCACCTCGGCGCCCACCACCTCGGCGCCCCCGACGCCGGCCGAGCCGGCCTTCGACCGGGCACGGTTGTCCATCGACGACCCGGCCAGCCCGTGGGTGGTGGTGAACAAGGCGCGTCCGCTCGCGCCGATCGACTTCGCGCCCGCCGACCTGGTGCCCATCGGGAACGGCTACCAGCTGCGCGCCGAGGCCGCGCAGGCGATGGACGCGATGATCGCCGCCGCCGCGGCCGACGGGCTCACCCTGGGCGTGCAGAGCGCGTACCGCTCCTACGACTACCAGGTCGGCCTCTTCGACGCCCAGGTCCGCCGGTTCGGCGAGGACCGGGCCGAGGTCCAGGTGGCCCGTCCCGGCCACAGCGAGCACCAGACGGGGCTGTCGGCCGACGTCGGCGGCGGGGGCTGCGACATCGAGAGCTGCTTCGCCACCACGGCCGAGGGCCGGTGGGTCGCCGCGCGCGGCCCGGAGTTCGGCTACGTCGTCCGCTACCCGGACGGCGCCCAGGACGTCACCGGCTTCAAGTACGAGCCCTGGCACGTGCGGTACGTCGGCCCGGAGCTGGCCACCGAGCTGCAGCGCACCGGGGTCACCACCCTGGAGGAGTTCTTCGGGCTGCCCGCCGCCCCCGGCTACCCCGGCTGA
- a CDS encoding exodeoxyribonuclease VII small subunit: protein MSETPAPDQAEPTQTYEQAREELADVVRRLEAGGLTLEESLALWERGEQLAEMCQHWLDRARERLAAATPADGD, encoded by the coding sequence GTGAGCGAGACCCCCGCGCCGGACCAGGCCGAGCCGACCCAGACCTACGAGCAGGCCCGCGAGGAGCTCGCCGACGTCGTCCGCCGGCTCGAGGCCGGTGGCCTGACCCTGGAGGAGTCGCTCGCGCTGTGGGAGCGCGGCGAGCAGCTGGCCGAGATGTGCCAGCACTGGCTGGACCGGGCCCGCGAGCGCCTCGCCGCCGCCACCCCCGCGGACGGCGACTGA
- a CDS encoding citrate synthase gives MSETASTDDVALRFPGGELPLREIPATEGAPGIDTSKLLSTTGRVALDIGFVNTASCTSEITYIDGDAGVLRYRGYPIDQLAGQASFLEVSYLLIYGELPTADQLEAFDQRIRRHTLLHEDLKQFFNGFPRDAHPMPVLSSAVSALSTFYQDSLDPFSPEQVELSTVRLLAKLPTIAAYAYKKSVGQPMLYPDNSLGLVENFLRMTFGFPAEPYEADPELVKALDMLFVLHADHEQNCSTSTVRLVGSSHANLFASVSAGINALFGPLHGGANQSVLEMLEAIKRDGGDIPRFVERVKNKEPGVKLMGFGHRVYKNYDPRAAIVKQTADTVLSKLGGNNELLDLARQLEEIALSDDYFIERKLYPNVDFYTGLIYRAMGFPVRMFTVLFALGRVPGWIAQWREMIEDPATKIGRPRQVYTGPAERSFLEIAQR, from the coding sequence ATGAGCGAGACAGCGAGCACCGACGACGTGGCCCTGCGCTTCCCCGGCGGCGAACTCCCCCTGCGGGAGATCCCCGCGACGGAGGGCGCCCCTGGCATCGACACCAGCAAGCTGCTGTCCACGACCGGCAGGGTCGCGCTGGACATCGGCTTCGTGAACACCGCGTCCTGCACCTCGGAGATCACCTACATCGACGGTGACGCCGGGGTCCTGCGGTACCGGGGTTACCCGATCGACCAGCTGGCCGGGCAGGCCAGCTTCCTCGAGGTGTCGTACCTGCTGATCTACGGCGAGCTGCCCACCGCCGACCAGCTGGAAGCGTTCGACCAGCGGATCCGCCGGCACACCCTGCTGCACGAGGACCTCAAGCAGTTCTTCAACGGCTTCCCGCGGGACGCCCACCCGATGCCGGTGCTCAGCTCGGCGGTCAGCGCGCTGTCCACCTTCTACCAGGACTCGCTCGACCCGTTCAGCCCCGAGCAGGTGGAGCTCTCGACCGTCCGGCTGCTGGCCAAGCTGCCGACGATCGCGGCCTACGCCTACAAGAAGTCCGTGGGCCAGCCGATGCTCTACCCGGACAACTCCCTGGGCCTGGTGGAGAACTTCCTCCGGATGACCTTCGGCTTCCCGGCCGAGCCGTACGAGGCCGACCCGGAGCTGGTCAAGGCACTGGACATGCTCTTCGTCCTGCACGCCGACCACGAGCAGAACTGCTCCACCTCCACGGTGCGGCTGGTCGGCTCCTCGCACGCCAACCTGTTCGCCTCGGTCTCCGCCGGCATCAACGCGCTGTTCGGCCCGCTGCACGGCGGGGCCAACCAGTCGGTGCTGGAGATGCTGGAGGCGATCAAGCGCGACGGCGGCGACATCCCCCGGTTCGTCGAGCGGGTCAAGAACAAGGAGCCCGGCGTCAAGCTGATGGGCTTCGGTCACCGGGTCTACAAGAACTACGACCCGCGCGCGGCGATCGTGAAGCAGACCGCCGACACCGTGCTGAGCAAGCTCGGCGGCAACAACGAGCTGCTCGACCTGGCCCGCCAGCTCGAGGAGATCGCCCTCTCCGACGACTACTTCATCGAGCGCAAGCTCTACCCGAACGTCGACTTCTACACCGGGCTCATCTACCGGGCGATGGGCTTCCCGGTCCGGATGTTCACCGTGCTCTTCGCGCTCGGTCGCGTGCCCGGCTGGATCGCCCAGTGGCGCGAGATGATCGAGGACCCGGCGACCAAGATCGGCCGTCCGCGGCAGGTCTACACCGGCCCGGCCGAGCGCTCCTTCCTGGAGATCGCCCAGCGGTAG
- the xseA gene encoding exodeoxyribonuclease VII large subunit, with protein sequence MTSPSSPESPWPVRTVARKVAEWIGRLGEVWVEGQVAQLSRRGAAATVFLTLRDPAADLSVPVTCHRDVADRPGLELTEGARVIVRARPDYYVARGSFSLRATEIRAVGLGELLARIERIRRLLAAEGLFEVHRKRPLPFAPAVVGVITGRDSAAERDVLVTARRRWPAIRFAVHNCAVQGPTAAESVIAGLQRLDADPAVEVIVIARGGGSVEDLLPFSDEGLVRAIAACRTPVVTAVGHETDTTLVDHVADVRAATPTDAAHRVVPEIGEQRRLVEGLRARARHLVGARLEQQERWLESVRSRPVLADPGRLLAGRADDVAGLRRRATRTLTHTVEVAERDLEHARARVTALSPAATLQRGYAVVQRADGALVRDPAEVGDDERLQVRVAGGRLPVRVDRQDGHS encoded by the coding sequence GTGACCAGCCCGTCCTCCCCCGAGTCGCCGTGGCCGGTGCGCACCGTGGCCCGCAAGGTCGCCGAGTGGATCGGGCGCCTCGGCGAGGTGTGGGTCGAGGGCCAGGTCGCGCAGCTGTCCCGCCGGGGCGCGGCGGCAACGGTCTTCCTCACCCTGCGCGACCCGGCGGCCGACCTGTCGGTGCCGGTCACCTGTCACCGGGACGTCGCCGACCGGCCCGGGCTGGAGCTCACCGAGGGGGCGCGGGTGATCGTCCGGGCCCGGCCGGACTACTACGTCGCCCGCGGCTCCTTCTCGCTGCGCGCCACGGAGATCCGGGCGGTCGGCCTCGGCGAGCTGCTGGCCCGGATCGAGCGGATCCGCCGGCTGCTGGCCGCCGAGGGGCTGTTCGAGGTGCACCGCAAGCGGCCGCTGCCCTTCGCTCCCGCCGTCGTCGGGGTGATCACCGGGCGGGACAGCGCCGCCGAGCGGGACGTCCTGGTCACCGCCCGCCGCCGCTGGCCGGCCATCCGCTTCGCGGTGCACAACTGCGCGGTGCAGGGGCCGACCGCCGCGGAGTCCGTGATCGCCGGGCTGCAGCGGCTGGACGCCGACCCGGCCGTCGAGGTGATCGTGATCGCCCGCGGCGGGGGCTCGGTGGAGGACCTGCTGCCCTTCTCCGACGAGGGGCTGGTGCGGGCCATCGCCGCCTGCCGCACCCCGGTGGTGACCGCCGTCGGCCACGAGACCGACACCACGCTGGTCGACCACGTCGCCGACGTCCGGGCCGCCACCCCCACGGACGCCGCGCACCGGGTGGTGCCCGAGATCGGCGAGCAGCGGCGGCTGGTCGAGGGGCTGCGCGCCCGCGCCCGGCACCTGGTCGGCGCCCGGCTGGAGCAGCAGGAGCGCTGGCTGGAGTCGGTCCGCAGCCGCCCGGTGCTGGCCGACCCGGGGCGGCTGCTGGCCGGGCGCGCCGACGACGTCGCCGGGCTGCGGCGACGCGCCACCCGCACGCTGACCCACACCGTGGAGGTCGCCGAGCGCGACCTCGAGCACGCCCGGGCCCGGGTGACCGCGCTCTCCCCCGCCGCCACGCTGCAGCGTGGCTACGCGGTGGTGCAGCGGGCCGACGGCGCCCTGGTCCGCGACCCGGCGGAGGTCGGCGACGACGAGCGGCTGCAGGTCCGCGTCGCGGGCGGCCGGCTGCCGGTGCGCGTCGACCGGCAGGATGGGCACTCGTGA
- a CDS encoding DUF1707 SHOCT-like domain-containing protein — translation MAEDPAAERPVVRASDADREAVVTRLQTAVGEGRLDLDEFTQRVDAAYAATTTAELEALLGDLPGPASDVPAVGEIVGERTTGAIATVFGDVKLTPVIGVPERASTVFGDVRIDLRGLRTAEQTVHLQLGTVFGDVDVIVSEGVAAEIEGWTVFGDRKTELAPVPRLAGTPRVLVRGWTVFGDLRLRSLAPGESPSRWRAVMDRLAARRDQPPPQA, via the coding sequence ATGGCCGAGGACCCAGCTGCCGAGCGTCCCGTCGTCCGTGCGTCGGACGCCGACCGTGAGGCGGTGGTGACCCGGCTGCAGACCGCCGTGGGGGAGGGGCGGCTGGACCTCGACGAGTTCACCCAGCGGGTCGACGCCGCGTACGCGGCGACGACCACCGCCGAGCTCGAGGCGCTGCTGGGCGACCTCCCCGGGCCGGCGTCGGACGTGCCGGCGGTCGGGGAGATCGTCGGGGAGCGGACCACCGGCGCCATCGCCACCGTCTTCGGCGACGTGAAGCTGACCCCGGTGATCGGGGTGCCGGAGCGGGCCAGCACCGTGTTCGGCGACGTCCGGATCGACCTGCGCGGGCTGCGCACCGCCGAGCAGACCGTGCACCTGCAGCTGGGCACGGTCTTCGGCGACGTCGACGTGATCGTCAGCGAGGGCGTCGCCGCGGAGATCGAGGGCTGGACGGTGTTCGGTGACCGGAAGACCGAGCTGGCGCCGGTGCCCCGGCTGGCGGGCACGCCCCGGGTGCTGGTCCGCGGCTGGACCGTCTTCGGTGACCTGCGGCTGCGCAGCCTGGCGCCGGGGGAGTCGCCGAGCCGCTGGCGCGCCGTGATGGACCGGCTCGCCGCCCGCCGCGACCAGCCGCCGCCCCAGGCATAG
- a CDS encoding DUF4245 domain-containing protein, giving the protein MPENGQDGEHRTPTTDDAAAPSAPTATAAAAPGPSAAGASAPPVDRMQRFTPANMIRSLLPLVAVCLVIVGVTALRQNPEDPIREVEIAGTVARAATAAGHPLPVPQGLPDAWRPTSVRGDLEAPVTLQIGWYTPGEEYAGFVVSDDPDADPLTDVLDGATGGSPTEVDGETWQRLTSERGETVLTRTDGPSTLLVTGSATDAELEQLAAAVEPLDP; this is encoded by the coding sequence ATGCCCGAGAACGGCCAGGACGGCGAGCACCGCACCCCGACCACCGACGACGCCGCCGCGCCATCCGCCCCCACGGCCACCGCAGCCGCTGCTCCCGGGCCGTCCGCCGCCGGGGCGAGCGCGCCGCCGGTCGACCGGATGCAGCGGTTCACCCCGGCGAACATGATCCGCTCGCTGCTGCCCCTGGTGGCGGTCTGCCTGGTGATCGTCGGGGTCACCGCGCTGCGCCAGAACCCGGAGGACCCGATCCGGGAGGTGGAGATCGCCGGCACGGTGGCGCGCGCCGCGACCGCCGCCGGTCACCCGCTGCCGGTGCCGCAGGGCCTGCCCGACGCGTGGCGGCCGACGAGCGTGCGCGGCGACCTGGAGGCGCCGGTGACGCTGCAGATCGGCTGGTACACCCCCGGGGAGGAGTACGCCGGGTTCGTGGTGAGCGACGACCCCGACGCCGACCCGCTCACCGACGTGCTGGACGGCGCGACCGGCGGCAGCCCCACCGAGGTGGACGGCGAGACCTGGCAGCGGCTGACCAGCGAGCGCGGGGAGACGGTGCTGACCCGCACCGACGGCCCTTCGACCCTGCTGGTGACCGGGTCGGCGACCGACGCGGAGCTGGAGCAGCTGGCCGCCGCCGTGGAGCCGCTCGACCCCTGA
- the glpX gene encoding class II fructose-bisphosphatase yields the protein MPVPDGPLPVRPPSTLRADRPAPDRNLALELVRVTEAAALAAGRWVGRGDKNGGDGAAVDAMRALIGSVHMRGVVVIGEGEKDEAPMLYNGEHVGDGWGNDYDVAVDPIDGTTLMAKGMPNAIAVMAVADRGAMYDPSAVFYMDKIATGPAAADVVDITAPVAENIRKVAKAKRSSVGDVTVCILDRPRHEQLVSEVREAGARIKFITDGDVAGAIAAAREGTGVDLLMGIGGTPEGIITACALKCMGGALQGRLWPRDDAERQRALDAGHDLDRVLTIDDLVQGDVFFVATGITDGELLRGVQYRSGGATTQSLVMRSRSGTIRSIDSLHSLAKLNEYSAVPFGEDDEA from the coding sequence CTGCCCGTGCCCGACGGCCCGCTACCGGTCCGGCCGCCCTCGACACTCCGCGCCGACCGCCCGGCCCCCGACCGCAACCTGGCCCTGGAGCTGGTGCGGGTCACCGAGGCCGCCGCGCTGGCGGCCGGCCGGTGGGTCGGCCGGGGCGACAAGAACGGCGGCGACGGCGCGGCGGTCGACGCCATGCGCGCGCTGATCGGCAGCGTCCACATGCGCGGCGTCGTCGTCATCGGCGAGGGCGAGAAGGACGAGGCGCCGATGCTCTACAACGGCGAGCACGTCGGCGACGGCTGGGGCAACGACTACGACGTCGCCGTCGACCCGATCGACGGCACCACGCTGATGGCCAAGGGCATGCCCAACGCGATCGCGGTGATGGCCGTCGCCGACCGCGGCGCCATGTACGACCCGTCGGCCGTCTTCTACATGGACAAGATCGCCACCGGGCCGGCCGCGGCCGACGTCGTCGACATCACCGCGCCGGTCGCGGAGAACATCCGCAAGGTCGCCAAGGCCAAGCGCAGCTCGGTCGGCGACGTGACCGTGTGCATCCTCGACCGCCCGCGCCACGAGCAGCTGGTGAGCGAGGTGCGGGAGGCCGGCGCCCGGATCAAGTTCATCACCGACGGCGACGTCGCCGGGGCCATCGCGGCCGCCCGGGAGGGCACCGGCGTCGACCTGCTGATGGGCATCGGCGGCACCCCGGAGGGGATCATCACCGCCTGCGCGCTCAAGTGCATGGGCGGCGCGCTGCAGGGCCGGCTGTGGCCCCGCGACGACGCCGAGCGGCAGCGGGCGCTCGACGCCGGGCACGACCTGGACCGGGTGCTGACCATCGACGACCTGGTGCAGGGCGACGTCTTCTTCGTCGCCACCGGGATCACCGACGGCGAGCTGCTGCGCGGCGTCCAGTACCGCTCCGGTGGTGCCACCACGCAGTCGCTGGTGATGCGGTCGCGGTCGGGCACCATCCGCTCGATCGACAGCCTGCACTCGCTGGCCAAGCTCAACGAGTACTCGGCAGTGCCCTTCGGCGAGGACGACGAGGCATAG
- a CDS encoding lipid droplet-associated protein codes for MAREIPEVVRAAAGLAATVLDEARKLPGELPGLPVRLIGQALQTSLRLQQQYSGLVARGDEVFTGLLGAAEPGLATFDDDLPAPPPPAGAPAPRSSAFDRVADVPEETDADELADVLADDLAADALPVAGAPVLDAEVLPDDVAVAVLDQSSPTADEITPAEVAALPDDPAADEITAVVDELADDVADEIAEEVPAAVPDEVLADLTADTVADVAEDEQAVGDAVADELVADAVVAGGDAAPGTADALDEAAAELVDLGGPEAAESVTPGSPVTDSAAGDPLAPGGPAADEQPEVTAPVEGYDSFSIPALRGHLRSYPAETVADLLDYERATRARAPFVTLLQNRLEKLSADRG; via the coding sequence ATGGCTCGAGAGATCCCCGAGGTGGTCCGCGCGGCCGCCGGACTGGCCGCCACCGTGCTCGACGAGGCCCGCAAGCTGCCCGGAGAGCTGCCCGGCCTGCCGGTGCGGCTGATCGGTCAGGCGCTGCAGACGTCGCTGCGGCTGCAGCAGCAGTACTCAGGGCTGGTCGCCCGCGGCGACGAGGTGTTCACCGGCCTGCTCGGCGCCGCCGAACCGGGCCTGGCCACCTTCGACGACGACCTGCCCGCGCCGCCCCCGCCGGCCGGCGCCCCCGCCCCGCGCAGCTCGGCGTTCGACCGGGTGGCCGACGTCCCGGAGGAGACCGACGCCGACGAGCTCGCCGACGTGCTGGCCGACGACCTCGCGGCCGACGCGCTGCCGGTGGCCGGCGCGCCGGTGCTCGATGCGGAGGTGCTCCCGGACGACGTCGCCGTCGCCGTGCTGGACCAGAGCTCCCCCACCGCTGACGAGATCACCCCCGCCGAGGTCGCCGCGCTGCCCGACGACCCGGCCGCCGACGAGATCACCGCGGTCGTCGACGAGCTCGCCGACGACGTGGCGGACGAGATCGCCGAGGAGGTGCCCGCCGCCGTGCCGGACGAGGTGCTGGCCGACCTCACCGCCGACACCGTCGCCGACGTCGCGGAGGACGAGCAGGCGGTCGGCGACGCCGTCGCCGACGAGCTCGTGGCCGACGCCGTGGTCGCCGGCGGGGACGCTGCGCCCGGCACCGCGGACGCGCTCGACGAGGCCGCCGCGGAGCTCGTCGACCTCGGCGGCCCCGAGGCGGCGGAGAGCGTCACCCCGGGCAGCCCGGTGACCGACAGCGCGGCCGGTGACCCGCTGGCCCCGGGCGGGCCGGCGGCCGACGAGCAGCCCGAGGTGACCGCCCCGGTCGAGGGGTACGACAGCTTCAGCATCCCGGCGCTGCGCGGCCACCTGCGCTCCTACCCGGCCGAGACGGTCGCCGACCTGCTCGACTACGAGCGGGCCACCCGGGCTCGGGCGCCGTTCGTGACGCTGCTGCAGAACCGGCTGGAGAAGCTGAGCGCCGACCGCGGCTGA
- a CDS encoding 4-hydroxy-3-methylbut-2-enyl diphosphate reductase: protein MAEPRGRVLLADPRGYCAGVDRAVVAVERALEIHGAPVYVRKQIVHNKHVVATLERRGAVFVEETDEVPEGSVVVFSAHGVSPAVKTQAAERSLRTIDATCPLVTKVHMEAKRFAKDDYDILLIGHRGHEEVEGTMGEAPAHTQLVDDADDIANVQVRDPEKVVWLSQTTLSVDETLSKVDSLKARFPGLQSPPSDDICYATQNRQQAVKQMAAECDLVLVVGSTNSSNSVRLVEVALEAGARDSHLVDFASEIDEAWLAGVGTVGVTSGASVPEILVSEVLDWLAARGFPDVETVKAAEERLVFALPHELKQRRETLAVDAD from the coding sequence ATGGCTGAACCGCGTGGACGTGTCCTGCTGGCCGACCCCCGGGGCTACTGCGCCGGCGTGGACCGGGCGGTGGTGGCCGTCGAGCGCGCCCTGGAGATCCACGGCGCCCCGGTCTACGTCCGGAAGCAGATCGTCCACAACAAGCACGTGGTGGCCACGCTCGAGCGGCGGGGCGCGGTCTTCGTCGAGGAGACCGACGAGGTGCCCGAGGGCTCGGTCGTGGTGTTCAGCGCGCACGGGGTCTCCCCGGCGGTGAAGACCCAGGCCGCCGAGCGGTCGCTGCGGACCATCGACGCGACGTGCCCGCTGGTGACCAAGGTGCACATGGAGGCCAAGCGCTTCGCCAAGGACGACTACGACATCCTGCTCATCGGCCACCGCGGGCACGAGGAGGTCGAGGGCACGATGGGCGAGGCCCCGGCCCACACCCAGCTGGTCGACGACGCCGACGACATCGCCAACGTCCAGGTCCGCGACCCGGAGAAGGTCGTGTGGCTGTCGCAGACGACGCTCTCGGTCGACGAGACGCTGTCCAAGGTCGACTCGCTGAAGGCCCGGTTCCCCGGTCTGCAGAGCCCGCCGAGCGACGACATCTGCTACGCAACGCAGAACCGCCAGCAGGCGGTCAAGCAGATGGCCGCCGAGTGCGACCTGGTGCTGGTGGTCGGCTCGACGAACTCGTCGAACTCCGTGCGGCTGGTCGAGGTGGCGCTGGAGGCCGGTGCCCGCGACTCCCACCTGGTCGACTTCGCCTCCGAGATCGACGAGGCCTGGCTGGCCGGCGTCGGCACCGTCGGGGTGACCAGCGGGGCCTCGGTGCCCGAGATCCTGGTCAGCGAGGTGCTCGACTGGCTGGCGGCCCGCGGTTTCCCGGACGTGGAGACGGTGAAGGCGGCCGAGGAGCGGCTGGTCTTCGCGCTGCCGCACGAGCTCAAGCAGCGGCGCGAGACGCTCGCGGTCGACGCCGACTGA